One window of the Epinephelus moara isolate mb chromosome 22, YSFRI_EMoa_1.0, whole genome shotgun sequence genome contains the following:
- the sdc2 gene encoding syndecan-2, protein MRNVWIILTLGLTVLSVERIADAAKTSSQADDLYLDDTGSGGYYPEDDDDFNSGSGSGGAEEVVEETVTVSMVYIEPNAAEPTQDSTKDFTPRVETATVREKARDTTPRKPFRTEAPVPVTEDMQRNQMTSTTSAPGSPQEAIEVRTENLFQRTEVLAAVIAGGVIGFLFAIFLILLLVYRMRKKDEGSYDLGERKPSGAAYQKAPTKEFYA, encoded by the exons ATAGCAGACGCAGCCAAGACTTCCTCTCAGGCGGATGACTTGTACCTGGATGACACAGGCTCAGGAGGATACTACcctgaagatgatgatgacttTAACTCAGGGTCTGGCTCAG GTGGAGCTGAAGAGGTGGTGGAGGAAACAGTGACTGTCAGTATGGTTTATATCGAGCCCAATGCAGCAGAACCCACCCAGGACTCCACCAAAGATTTCACCCCCAGGGTGGAGACAGCCACGGTCAGAGAAAAGGCCAGAGACACCACACCCAGGAAACCATTCAGAACAGAG GCACCAGTGCCAGTTACAGAGGACATGCAGAGGAACCAGATGACAAGTACGACTAGTGCTCCCGGATCACCCCAGGAGGCCATTGAGGTCCGCACTGAAAACCTCTTCCAGAGGACAGAGGTGCTGGCAG CTGTTATTGCAGGCGGTGTGATCGGCTTCCTGTTCGCcatcttcctcatcctcctcctggtCTACCGCATGAGGAAGAAGGACGAGGGCAGCTATGATCTGGGAGAGAGGAAACCCTCCGGCGCAGCCTATCAGAAGGCCCCAACCAAGGAGTTTTATGCATAA